Within Citrus sinensis cultivar Valencia sweet orange chromosome 1, DVS_A1.0, whole genome shotgun sequence, the genomic segment CCAAAACCACACCACCATTaacaaatccaaaaattaccaaaataaacaaacaaacaaaaacgaGCTTCAAACTTTCAAAGGATAATAactaaattggaaaaaaaaaaaagtacacaACACAAGGCAGCGCAGATCTCTCCAAACTTGGTGACAAAAGCAGAAACAGATGTAGGAAAAAGCCGGAGACCGTCCCATGTCTGCAAATTCACTTGTTTCTGTAACCTCTGACTCCTAATGAGGTGAGAGCTACCCATTTGTTTAATAACTGTTTCCCTTTCGAATCGGGTTCCTTCTTCACTTAACTCGCCTTCACTTTTACGGCCAAGTGAAGAGTACCCATTTGCTGTCTAATGTTTTGTTGACTTGCGTTCGTAAGGAAGCGTTGCCATCAACGAGTCAACTTGTAGCTGTGGGCTGTGTTcacatttgtttttttgtagTTTCTTCCCCCACTTTCTTCAGAGTCTGTTTCGGCGTCGGCACCAATGCTTTAgagtacaaatttattatcttcttcttcgtcttttgttttttcccccccttgttttacaattttggttttttctaGCTTTCTTGTTCTAAGTTTAATAGATAGTCTTTATAGATTTTTCATATCTATTCATATTTGGTCACTTGCAATTGtcaaatactctctctctctcactcggtcttttttcatttttggatACCTCATGTTTGCCTAAGTATGGCTGTATAGGAGTTCTTAGGGGAATTGGTTGATTCAATTGCTGAATATAGAGTTTCTGGTTGTCATTTGTCAATTTGCTGTATAAAGCTTGAAAAggctctcttttttttttttttctttctttcaatcTTTTTTGGTTAGTGTTgaagtttctttctttatattcgGTCTGTTGATTTCTTGTGTGTAGTCATGGGAACTGGGAATTTGATTCATCTCATCGGCTTCTTTTTGGTATCGCTTATCCTTATTTCTAAAACTTGTATGGCTAGTATTCAAAGCATAGGGAAGATACTTCCAGGGTTTCAAGGAGCTCAAATGACTTTTATTGATAAGAATGGTTTGTTTCTGTTATCAAACAACTCAGATTTTGCTTTTGGCTTCCGAACTACTGAAAATGATGTCACATTGTTTCTGCTTGTTATCATGCACAAGGCCAGTTCCACAATTATCTGGACTGCAAATAGAGGGTCACCTGTTGCAAATTCtgacaattttgtttttaaaaaagatgGTGAAGTGTCTCTACAAAAAGGGGGGAGTGTTGTTTGGTCAGTGAATCCGAGTGGAGCATCAGTTTCTGCAATGGAATTGCGGGACTCAGGGAATCTGGTTTTGCTAGGGAATGATAATAAGGTCCTTTGGCAGAGCTTTAGCCATCCCACAGACACCCTTATTTCGAACCAGGATTTTACTCAAGGTATGAAACTTGTAAGTGCTCCTAGTACCAATAACTTGAGCTACGTTCTGGAAATCAAGTCCGGAGATGTGGTCCTTTCTGCAGGTTTCCCAACTCCACAACCTTATTGGTCCATGGGGAGGGAAGAGCGGAAAACCATTAACAAGGGTGGGGGGGAGGTCACTTCGGCATCACTTAGTGCTAATTCATGGAGATTCTacgataataataaaatctttctgTGGCAATTTATATTCTCAGATAATACTGATGGAAATGCCACTTGGATTGCTGTTCTGGCGAATGATGGATTTATCTCTTTCTACAATCTCCAAGATGGAGAGCCGAGTACTGcttcaaatacaaaaattcCGAATAGTCCTTGCAGCACACCAGAACCTTGTGATGcatattatatttgttctGGTATTAACAAGTGCCAGTGCCCTTCAGTTATCAGTAGCCAAAATTGCAAGACAGGGATTGCCTCTCCCTGTGATCACTCGAAGGGTTCTACAGAGCTTGTCAGTGCTGGAGATGGGCTTAATTATTTTGCACTTGGGTTTGTTCCTCCCTCTTCAAAAGCTGATTTGAATGGTTGCAAGAAAGCTTGCCTTGGTAACTGCTCGTGTCTTGCTATGTTCTTCCAAAATAGTTCCGGGAACTGTTTCTTGTTTGACAGGATAGGTAGCCTCCAAAGCTCTAATCAGGGCTCTGGTTTTGTATCATACATTAAGATACTGAGTAATGGAGGCAGTGACACAAACAATGGAGGGTCTGGAAGTAACAAAAAGCACTTCCCAGTTGTTGTTATCATCGTTCTGTCAACATCAGTTGTCATACTCGGTCTTCTTTATGTGGCAATTAGGTACGTtaggaagaagagaaaagcaCCAGAATCTCCTCAGGAGACATCAGAAGAAGATAACTTTTTGGAGAATTTATCTGGAATGCCTGTCCGTTTCACTTACAGAGATCTTCAGACTGCAACTAACAACTTCTCTGTGAAACTTGGGCAAGGAGGGTTTGGCTCGGTTTACCAAGGGGTTCTCCCAGACGGGACTCGACTGGCTGTGAAGAAGTTGGAAGGCATAGGTCAGGGCAAAAAGGAATTTAGAGCTGAGGTTAGCATTATTGGCAGTATCCATCATCTTCACTTGGTCAAGCTCAGAGGCTTCTGTGCTGAAGGAACCCACCGGCTTCTTGCTTATGAGTTCATGGCAAATGGATCTTTGGATAAATGGATCTTCAAGAAAAACCAAGAGTTCCTTCTAGATTGGGAAACCAGATTCAATATAGCTTTGGGTACGGCAAAAGGCCTAGCTTACCTCCACGAAGATTGCGATCAAAGAATTATTCACTGTGACATAAAACCCGAAAATGTGCTCCTTGATGACAATTACCATGCGAAAGTCTCAGATTTTGGCCTGGCAAAGCTAATGACTCGGGAGCAAAGCCATGTTTTCACAACTCTAAGGGGAACTAGAGGGTACCTTGCACCAGAATGGATCACAAACTATGCCATATCTGAGAAGAGTGATGTTTACAGCTACGGTATGGTGTTGCTAGAGATCATTGGAGGCAGAAAAAACTTCGACCCAAATGAAACTTCAGACAAAGCCCATTTCCCATCCTATGCATTCAAGATGATGGAAGAAGGGACACTGAGAAACATACTTGATTCAAGGCTAAACATAGATGAGCAAAGTGACAGAGTGTTTACAGCTGTCAAAGTTGCATTGTGGTGTGTACAAGAAGACATGTCTCTAAGGCCATCAATGACCAAAGTAGTGCAAATGCTTGAAGGCATTTGCCCAGTTCCTCAGCCACCAACTTGTTCTCCACTGGGTGCCAGGCTCTACTCAAGTTTCTTTAGATCTATCAGTGAAGAGGGCACTTCCTCAGGTCCTTCTGATTGCAATAGTGATGCTTATCTTTCAGCCGTGAGACTTTCTGGCCCAAGATAGCAGTTGCTGGACAATTCTTACTTTCACGTGTTTGCTATTTTCACGTATACCtaacatataatatatttattacgTTGTATATTTGTTAGAGCCTTCAAATTTTGTAGTACCAGCTATTAGTACAGCTCCATCACTTTGTACTCTTTCTTGTCTTCGCTGTATGTATACCAACCAAGAGCTTATCatgaaatgcaaaataaatagattatttACCCAGAAACCCTGCAATTCAATATCATTTTTTCAGAGGGCTATTAATCTATTATGGCAAcacattttaaaa encodes:
- the LOC102623355 gene encoding G-type lectin S-receptor-like serine/threonine-protein kinase SD2-5 isoform X2, translating into MGTGNLIHLIGFFLVSLILISKTCMASIQSIGKILPGFQGAQMTFIDKNGLFLLSNNSDFAFGFRTTENDVTLFLLVIMHKASSTIIWTANRGSPVANSDNFVFKKDGEVSLQKGGSVVWSVNPSGASVSAMELRDSGNLVLLGNDNKVLWQSFSHPTDTLISNQDFTQGFPTPQPYWSMGREERKTINKGGGEVTSASLSANSWRFYDNNKIFLWQFIFSDNTDGNATWIAVLANDGFISFYNLQDGEPSTASNTKIPNSPCSTPEPCDAYYICSGINKCQCPSVISSQNCKTGIASPCDHSKGSTELVSAGDGLNYFALGFVPPSSKADLNGCKKACLGNCSCLAMFFQNSSGNCFLFDRIGSLQSSNQGSGFVSYIKILSNGGSDTNNGGSGSNKKHFPVVVIIVLSTSVVILGLLYVAIRYVRKKRKAPESPQETSEEDNFLENLSGMPVRFTYRDLQTATNNFSVKLGQGGFGSVYQGVLPDGTRLAVKKLEGIGQGKKEFRAEVSIIGSIHHLHLVKLRGFCAEGTHRLLAYEFMANGSLDKWIFKKNQEFLLDWETRFNIALGTAKGLAYLHEDCDQRIIHCDIKPENVLLDDNYHAKVSDFGLAKLMTREQSHVFTTLRGTRGYLAPEWITNYAISEKSDVYSYGMVLLEIIGGRKNFDPNETSDKAHFPSYAFKMMEEGTLRNILDSRLNIDEQSDRVFTAVKVALWCVQEDMSLRPSMTKVVQMLEGICPVPQPPTCSPLGARLYSSFFRSISEEGTSSGPSDCNSDAYLSAVRLSGPR
- the LOC102623355 gene encoding G-type lectin S-receptor-like serine/threonine-protein kinase SD2-5 isoform X5; the protein is MELRDSGNLVLLGNDNKVLWQSFSHPTDTLISNQDFTQGMKLVSAPSTNNLSYVLEIKSGDVVLSAGFPTPQPYWSMGREERKTINKGGGEVTSASLSANSWRFYDNNKIFLWQFIFSDNTDGNATWIAVLANDGFISFYNLQDGEPSTASNTKIPNSPCSTPEPCDAYYICSGINKCQCPSVISSQNCKTGIASPCDHSKGSTELVSAGDGLNYFALGFVPPSSKADLNGCKKACLGNCSCLAMFFQNSSGNCFLFDRIGSLQSSNQGSGFVSYIKILSNGGSDTNNGGSGSNKKHFPVVVIIVLSTSVVILGLLYVAIRYVRKKRKAPESPQETSEEDNFLENLSGMPVRFTYRDLQTATNNFSVKLGQGGFGSVYQGVLPDGTRLAVKKLEGIGQGKKEFRAEVSIIGSIHHLHLVKLRGFCAEGTHRLLAYEFMANGSLDKWIFKKNQEFLLDWETRFNIALGTAKGLAYLHEDCDQRIIHCDIKPENVLLDDNYHAKVSDFGLAKLMTREQSHVFTTLRGTRGYLAPEWITNYAISEKSDVYSYGMVLLEIIGGRKNFDPNETSDKAHFPSYAFKMMEEGTLRNILDSRLNIDEQSDRVFTAVKVALWCVQEDMSLRPSMTKVVQMLEGICPVPQPPTCSPLGARLYSSFFRSISEEGTSSGPSDCNSDAYLSAVRLSGPR
- the LOC102623355 gene encoding G-type lectin S-receptor-like serine/threonine-protein kinase SD2-5 isoform X3; this encodes MASSTIIWTANRGSPVANSDNFVFKKDGEVSLQKGGSVVWSVNPSGASVSAMELRDSGNLVLLGNDNKVLWQSFSHPTDTLISNQDFTQGMKLVSAPSTNNLSYVLEIKSGDVVLSAGFPTPQPYWSMGREERKTINKGGGEVTSASLSANSWRFYDNNKIFLWQFIFSDNTDGNATWIAVLANDGFISFYNLQDGEPSTASNTKIPNSPCSTPEPCDAYYICSGINKCQCPSVISSQNCKTGIASPCDHSKGSTELVSAGDGLNYFALGFVPPSSKADLNGCKKACLGNCSCLAMFFQNSSGNCFLFDRIGSLQSSNQGSGFVSYIKILSNGGSDTNNGGSGSNKKHFPVVVIIVLSTSVVILGLLYVAIRYVRKKRKAPESPQETSEEDNFLENLSGMPVRFTYRDLQTATNNFSVKLGQGGFGSVYQGVLPDGTRLAVKKLEGIGQGKKEFRAEVSIIGSIHHLHLVKLRGFCAEGTHRLLAYEFMANGSLDKWIFKKNQEFLLDWETRFNIALGTAKGLAYLHEDCDQRIIHCDIKPENVLLDDNYHAKVSDFGLAKLMTREQSHVFTTLRGTRGYLAPEWITNYAISEKSDVYSYGMVLLEIIGGRKNFDPNETSDKAHFPSYAFKMMEEGTLRNILDSRLNIDEQSDRVFTAVKVALWCVQEDMSLRPSMTKVVQMLEGICPVPQPPTCSPLGARLYSSFFRSISEEGTSSGPSDCNSDAYLSAVRLSGPR
- the LOC102623355 gene encoding G-type lectin S-receptor-like serine/threonine-protein kinase SD2-5 isoform X1 is translated as MGTGNLIHLIGFFLVSLILISKTCMASIQSIGKILPGFQGAQMTFIDKNGLFLLSNNSDFAFGFRTTENDVTLFLLVIMHKASSTIIWTANRGSPVANSDNFVFKKDGEVSLQKGGSVVWSVNPSGASVSAMELRDSGNLVLLGNDNKVLWQSFSHPTDTLISNQDFTQGMKLVSAPSTNNLSYVLEIKSGDVVLSAGFPTPQPYWSMGREERKTINKGGGEVTSASLSANSWRFYDNNKIFLWQFIFSDNTDGNATWIAVLANDGFISFYNLQDGEPSTASNTKIPNSPCSTPEPCDAYYICSGINKCQCPSVISSQNCKTGIASPCDHSKGSTELVSAGDGLNYFALGFVPPSSKADLNGCKKACLGNCSCLAMFFQNSSGNCFLFDRIGSLQSSNQGSGFVSYIKILSNGGSDTNNGGSGSNKKHFPVVVIIVLSTSVVILGLLYVAIRYVRKKRKAPESPQETSEEDNFLENLSGMPVRFTYRDLQTATNNFSVKLGQGGFGSVYQGVLPDGTRLAVKKLEGIGQGKKEFRAEVSIIGSIHHLHLVKLRGFCAEGTHRLLAYEFMANGSLDKWIFKKNQEFLLDWETRFNIALGTAKGLAYLHEDCDQRIIHCDIKPENVLLDDNYHAKVSDFGLAKLMTREQSHVFTTLRGTRGYLAPEWITNYAISEKSDVYSYGMVLLEIIGGRKNFDPNETSDKAHFPSYAFKMMEEGTLRNILDSRLNIDEQSDRVFTAVKVALWCVQEDMSLRPSMTKVVQMLEGICPVPQPPTCSPLGARLYSSFFRSISEEGTSSGPSDCNSDAYLSAVRLSGPR
- the LOC102623355 gene encoding G-type lectin S-receptor-like serine/threonine-protein kinase SD2-5 isoform X4 is translated as MSSTIIWTANRGSPVANSDNFVFKKDGEVSLQKGGSVVWSVNPSGASVSAMELRDSGNLVLLGNDNKVLWQSFSHPTDTLISNQDFTQGMKLVSAPSTNNLSYVLEIKSGDVVLSAGFPTPQPYWSMGREERKTINKGGGEVTSASLSANSWRFYDNNKIFLWQFIFSDNTDGNATWIAVLANDGFISFYNLQDGEPSTASNTKIPNSPCSTPEPCDAYYICSGINKCQCPSVISSQNCKTGIASPCDHSKGSTELVSAGDGLNYFALGFVPPSSKADLNGCKKACLGNCSCLAMFFQNSSGNCFLFDRIGSLQSSNQGSGFVSYIKILSNGGSDTNNGGSGSNKKHFPVVVIIVLSTSVVILGLLYVAIRYVRKKRKAPESPQETSEEDNFLENLSGMPVRFTYRDLQTATNNFSVKLGQGGFGSVYQGVLPDGTRLAVKKLEGIGQGKKEFRAEVSIIGSIHHLHLVKLRGFCAEGTHRLLAYEFMANGSLDKWIFKKNQEFLLDWETRFNIALGTAKGLAYLHEDCDQRIIHCDIKPENVLLDDNYHAKVSDFGLAKLMTREQSHVFTTLRGTRGYLAPEWITNYAISEKSDVYSYGMVLLEIIGGRKNFDPNETSDKAHFPSYAFKMMEEGTLRNILDSRLNIDEQSDRVFTAVKVALWCVQEDMSLRPSMTKVVQMLEGICPVPQPPTCSPLGARLYSSFFRSISEEGTSSGPSDCNSDAYLSAVRLSGPR